A section of the Microbulbifer pacificus genome encodes:
- a CDS encoding tetratricopeptide repeat protein has protein sequence MNMTTVTKGLSKLVLRTSVALPLLLAPAVSVTVLEAVGVSGSFAQAQAAEQKTRKTPAMRESAFKYLGKAQEAAEAQNFQGALAALKEMEAGKDKLNGYEAAQMYYFYGYVYYSMEKYPQAITYYKKVLEQGEENLPVALEVGTLLTIAQLYFVTEDYKQAVNYLNKWFAVADNINADSYALRAQAYYQLGDNAKALADMNKAVSMFEQEGKVPKENWYGLQRFLYYDKNDYKQVTNILEKLVKHYPKGEYYKQLAGMYGELKREDDMLHMMEAAYIAGALQKEKELLNMAYLYMGAEMPYKGAKVIDKGIKEKKIERTSKNLETLAQAYQMAQELQKSIPELEAAASMSDKGDIYSRLAGIYLDLDKNDKAVDMGAKALKKGGIKRPDQLYIVLGMANANLKKYDDSLKFFKKALDDKRSEKFAKQWITFVESEQEREKQLAM, from the coding sequence ATGAACATGACGACCGTGACGAAAGGCCTGTCCAAACTCGTCCTGCGCACGTCCGTAGCGCTGCCCCTGCTGCTAGCACCGGCCGTGAGTGTGACCGTACTGGAAGCTGTCGGCGTATCCGGTTCCTTTGCCCAGGCGCAAGCCGCCGAGCAGAAGACCCGCAAGACTCCGGCCATGCGTGAGAGTGCGTTCAAATACCTGGGCAAGGCACAGGAAGCTGCGGAAGCACAGAACTTTCAGGGTGCTCTGGCGGCGCTGAAGGAAATGGAAGCCGGCAAGGACAAGCTGAACGGCTACGAAGCCGCGCAGATGTACTACTTCTACGGCTACGTTTACTACAGCATGGAGAAGTATCCGCAGGCGATCACCTACTACAAAAAAGTGCTCGAGCAGGGTGAAGAAAACCTGCCGGTAGCACTGGAAGTGGGTACCCTGTTGACCATCGCCCAGCTGTACTTCGTGACCGAAGACTACAAGCAGGCTGTGAACTACCTGAACAAGTGGTTTGCTGTGGCCGACAACATCAATGCGGACTCCTACGCCCTGCGCGCCCAGGCTTATTACCAGCTGGGTGACAACGCCAAGGCACTGGCTGATATGAACAAGGCCGTGTCTATGTTCGAGCAGGAAGGCAAGGTGCCGAAGGAGAACTGGTACGGCTTGCAGCGTTTCTTGTACTACGACAAGAACGATTACAAGCAGGTCACCAATATCCTTGAGAAGCTGGTGAAGCACTACCCGAAAGGGGAGTACTACAAGCAGCTGGCAGGTATGTACGGCGAACTGAAGCGTGAAGACGATATGCTTCACATGATGGAAGCCGCTTACATTGCCGGTGCCCTGCAGAAAGAGAAAGAGCTGTTGAACATGGCTTATCTCTACATGGGCGCGGAAATGCCGTACAAGGGTGCCAAGGTCATCGACAAGGGCATCAAGGAGAAGAAGATCGAGCGCACCTCCAAGAATCTGGAAACCCTGGCTCAGGCGTACCAGATGGCTCAGGAGTTGCAGAAGTCGATCCCCGAGCTGGAAGCAGCTGCCAGCATGTCTGACAAGGGTGATATCTACTCTCGTCTGGCCGGTATCTACCTGGACCTGGACAAGAACGATAAAGCCGTAGACATGGGCGCGAAAGCGCTGAAGAAGGGCGGTATCAAACGCCCGGATCAGCTCTACATCGTACTGGGTATGGCCAACGCCAACCTGAAGAAGTACGACGACTCCTTGAAGTTCTTCAAGAAAGCGCTGGATGACAAACGCTCCGAGAAGTTTGCCAAACAGTGGATCACTTTCGTAGAAAGTGAACAGGAGCGGGAAAAACAGCTGGCGATGTAA
- a CDS encoding energy transducer TonB, giving the protein MEQAYPLNSSPQFSNPISIPFRSAQLLRSGGFALGVTGLLLLGMTQLIATDYQAPVDDPLPKVLSIHMPEVKPTVYKSEPALKQQELPPPMQRVEVQHKVDPGEIPLTLDPPVVDRSTIGPAVVSADPLPIYKPAPQYPRRALARGIEGYVVVEFTITKNGSVRDPFVVGGYDSAGLPTDVFNSAALNAVERFKYRPPMSEGQPVEQHGVRNRISFKLAQ; this is encoded by the coding sequence ATGGAACAGGCCTATCCGCTCAATTCCAGTCCTCAATTTTCCAATCCAATTTCCATCCCGTTCAGATCGGCACAGCTGCTGCGCAGTGGTGGGTTTGCCCTTGGCGTAACCGGGCTGTTGCTGCTTGGCATGACGCAACTGATCGCCACGGATTACCAGGCACCGGTGGACGACCCTTTGCCAAAGGTGCTGAGTATCCATATGCCCGAGGTAAAACCGACGGTGTACAAATCCGAACCGGCACTCAAGCAGCAGGAGTTGCCGCCACCCATGCAGCGCGTCGAGGTGCAGCACAAGGTAGACCCGGGGGAAATTCCGCTGACACTGGATCCTCCGGTGGTTGATCGCAGCACTATCGGGCCGGCCGTCGTGAGTGCGGACCCGCTTCCGATCTACAAGCCGGCGCCGCAGTACCCGCGCCGCGCACTGGCGCGTGGGATCGAAGGCTATGTGGTGGTGGAGTTCACCATAACCAAAAACGGCAGCGTGAGAGACCCGTTTGTAGTTGGCGGCTACGACAGTGCGGGTCTGCCGACGGATGTGTTTAACAGCGCAGCGCTGAATGCGGTGGAGCGTTTCAAGTACCGCCCGCCGATGTCAGAGGGGCAGCCGGTGGAGCAGCACGGCGTGCGTAACCGGATTTCATTCAAACTGGCGCAATAA
- the ilvD gene encoding dihydroxy-acid dehydratase: protein MPQYRSRTSTAGRNMAGARALWRATGMKDEDFHKPIIAVANSFTQFVPGHVHLKDMGQLVAREIEKAGGVAKEFNTIAVDDGIAMGHDGMLYSLPSREIIADSVEYMVNAHCADALVCISNCDKITPGMLMAALRLNIPVIFVSGGPMEAGKTKLADHKLDLVDAMVIAATDSASDEQVAEYERSACPTCGSCSGMFTANSMNCLTEALGLSLPGNGTMLATHADREQLFLRAGREIVALAKRYYEEDDLSALPRSIASRAAFNNAMALDIAMGGSTNTILHLLAAAQEGEVDFTLADIDRLSRKIPQLCKVAPNTQKYHIEDVHRAGGVMSILGELEAGGLFDASLPTVYSRTFRDALEEWDIRRTDNPEVHKFFRAGPAGIPTQQAFSQDCRWNNLDGDRENGCIRSVEHAYSQEGGLAVLFGNLAPDGCVVKTSGVEEELWHFEGPAHIVESQEDAVANILAGKVKEGEAVIVRYEGPKGGPGMQEMLYPTSYLKSKGLGKSCALITDGRFSGGTSGLSIGHVSPEAAGGGNIGLVQDGDLVRIDIPKRLIEVDIPEAELHRRREAMNHKGADGWKPTKPRPRKVSKALKAYALLATSADRGAVREID, encoded by the coding sequence ATGCCTCAGTACCGTTCCCGCACCTCCACCGCCGGCCGTAACATGGCTGGCGCCCGCGCCCTGTGGCGCGCCACCGGCATGAAGGATGAAGATTTCCACAAGCCCATCATCGCCGTCGCCAACTCGTTTACCCAGTTTGTGCCCGGACACGTGCACCTGAAAGATATGGGCCAGCTGGTGGCGCGGGAGATCGAAAAGGCCGGCGGCGTGGCGAAGGAGTTCAACACCATCGCCGTGGACGACGGTATCGCCATGGGCCACGACGGTATGCTCTACAGCCTGCCCAGCCGCGAGATCATCGCGGACTCGGTGGAGTACATGGTGAATGCCCACTGCGCCGATGCGCTGGTGTGTATCTCCAACTGCGACAAGATTACCCCCGGTATGCTGATGGCCGCGCTGCGCCTGAATATCCCGGTGATCTTCGTTTCCGGCGGCCCCATGGAGGCGGGCAAGACCAAGCTCGCCGACCACAAGCTGGACCTGGTGGATGCTATGGTAATCGCCGCCACCGACTCCGCCTCCGACGAACAGGTGGCGGAATACGAGCGTTCCGCCTGCCCCACCTGCGGCTCCTGTTCCGGCATGTTCACCGCCAATTCCATGAACTGCCTGACCGAGGCGCTGGGCCTGTCACTGCCCGGCAACGGCACCATGCTCGCCACCCACGCAGATCGCGAACAACTGTTCCTGCGCGCGGGCCGCGAGATCGTCGCGCTGGCCAAGCGCTACTACGAAGAGGATGACCTCTCCGCACTGCCGCGCTCCATCGCCAGCCGCGCCGCGTTCAACAACGCCATGGCGCTGGACATCGCCATGGGCGGTTCTACCAACACCATCCTGCACCTACTGGCCGCGGCCCAGGAAGGCGAGGTGGACTTCACCCTCGCGGATATCGACCGCCTGTCGCGCAAGATTCCGCAGCTGTGCAAGGTGGCGCCTAATACCCAGAAATACCATATCGAGGATGTGCACCGCGCCGGCGGCGTAATGTCGATTCTCGGCGAACTGGAAGCCGGCGGCCTGTTCGACGCCAGCCTGCCCACGGTGTACAGCCGCACCTTCCGCGACGCGCTGGAGGAGTGGGACATCCGCCGCACCGACAATCCGGAAGTGCACAAATTTTTCCGTGCCGGTCCTGCGGGCATTCCCACCCAACAGGCGTTCAGCCAGGACTGCCGTTGGAACAATCTGGACGGCGACCGCGAAAACGGCTGTATCCGCTCCGTTGAGCACGCTTACTCACAGGAAGGCGGACTGGCGGTGCTGTTCGGCAACCTGGCCCCGGACGGCTGTGTGGTGAAAACCTCCGGGGTGGAAGAAGAGCTGTGGCACTTTGAGGGCCCGGCACACATCGTCGAGAGCCAGGAAGATGCGGTGGCAAATATTCTCGCCGGCAAGGTGAAGGAAGGCGAAGCGGTGATCGTACGCTACGAGGGTCCCAAGGGCGGCCCCGGTATGCAGGAAATGCTGTACCCCACCAGTTACCTGAAATCCAAAGGGCTGGGTAAATCCTGCGCCCTGATCACCGATGGCCGTTTCTCCGGCGGCACCTCAGGCCTCTCCATCGGCCACGTGTCCCCGGAAGCGGCAGGTGGCGGCAACATCGGCCTGGTACAGGATGGCGACCTGGTGCGCATCGATATCCCCAAGCGCCTGATCGAAGTGGATATTCCAGAAGCGGAACTCCACCGCCGCCGCGAGGCCATGAACCACAAGGGCGCCGACGGCTGGAAGCCGACCAAGCCCCGTCCGCGCAAGGTCAGCAAGGCACTCAAGGCCTACGCCCTGCTCGCCACCAGCGCCGACCGGGGAGCGGTGCGGGAGATCGACTGA
- the argA gene encoding amino-acid N-acetyltransferase, whose protein sequence is MDTENSTLNWFRNAAPYINDLRGRTLVVAIPGEGFEHENFRNLVHDLTLLISLGMRLVVVHGARAQVNRALESTGIQSRFFGNTRISDRDTLEIIKAAIGKLRFEIEAAFSQGLPDSPMARAALKVISGNFVTARPVGIIDGTDMGWTGKVRRMEVPAITRALDESSLVVLSPLGTSLTGELFSLNYLDLAAEAAKALKAEKLILFRDQPFLEIDGEAVYDLSINQAEEAAEAIDSETLNCALVACNAGTPRAHLLSYAEDGALLQELFSREGTGTMIYRDSYEVVRRARINDVGGILGLIRPLEKQGILVRRSREKLEAEIDHFTLVEVDGTTVACAALYPILDEQGDTIAAEIACVAIHPEFRGGGRGAKLLQHMERQAKALDLPEIFVLTTQTEHWFIEHGFTQVEVSDLPATRKSLYNIQRNSRVLRKRLAKQ, encoded by the coding sequence GTGGATACCGAAAACTCAACTCTCAATTGGTTCCGAAACGCCGCGCCCTACATCAACGACCTGCGCGGGCGAACCCTGGTGGTTGCGATTCCCGGGGAGGGTTTTGAGCACGAAAACTTCCGCAACCTGGTGCACGACCTGACGCTGCTGATCAGCCTCGGCATGCGCCTGGTTGTAGTACACGGCGCGCGCGCGCAGGTGAATCGTGCACTGGAGAGCACCGGTATTCAGAGCCGTTTTTTCGGCAATACCCGCATCAGCGACCGCGATACCCTGGAAATCATCAAGGCCGCCATCGGCAAACTGCGCTTCGAAATCGAGGCCGCGTTTTCCCAAGGGCTGCCGGATTCCCCCATGGCGCGCGCCGCGCTGAAGGTAATTTCCGGCAACTTCGTCACCGCGCGTCCAGTCGGCATTATCGACGGCACCGACATGGGCTGGACCGGCAAGGTGCGGCGCATGGAAGTACCCGCGATTACCCGCGCGCTGGACGAGAGCTCGCTGGTGGTGCTTTCACCGCTCGGTACATCGCTCACCGGCGAGCTGTTCAGTCTCAACTATCTGGATCTCGCCGCCGAGGCCGCCAAGGCACTCAAGGCGGAAAAGCTGATTCTGTTCCGCGACCAGCCGTTTCTCGAGATTGACGGCGAGGCGGTGTATGACCTCAGCATTAATCAGGCGGAGGAAGCCGCAGAGGCCATCGACAGCGAAACCCTGAACTGCGCGCTCGTCGCCTGTAACGCGGGCACCCCGCGCGCGCACCTACTGAGCTACGCGGAAGACGGCGCGCTGTTGCAGGAGCTGTTCAGCCGCGAGGGCACCGGTACCATGATCTACCGCGACAGCTACGAGGTAGTGCGGCGCGCGCGGATCAACGACGTCGGCGGCATTCTCGGCCTGATCCGGCCGCTGGAAAAGCAGGGCATCCTGGTGCGCCGCTCGCGGGAAAAGCTCGAGGCGGAGATCGATCATTTCACCCTGGTGGAAGTGGACGGCACTACGGTGGCCTGCGCTGCGCTGTATCCGATTCTGGACGAACAGGGCGACACCATCGCCGCAGAGATTGCCTGCGTGGCGATTCATCCAGAATTTCGCGGCGGCGGCCGCGGTGCCAAACTGTTGCAGCATATGGAGCGACAGGCGAAGGCACTGGATCTGCCGGAAATTTTCGTGCTCACCACCCAGACCGAACACTGGTTTATCGAGCATGGATTTACCCAGGTGGAAGTGAGTGACCTGCCTGCCACCCGCAAATCCCTGTACAACATCCAGCGCAATTCCCGCGTTTTGCGCAAACGCCTCGCCAAGCAATAG
- the argE gene encoding acetylornithine deacetylase, with protein MNARTLPSLQQQLQQLVASPSVSATNPKLDMGNRGVIDLLAAWLDTLGFEVQIMPIDGQPHKANLIATLGRGDGGLVLSGHTDTVPYDDNRWQSDPFKLSERDNRFYGLGSTDMKGFFPIAIEAAKAFVDKPLQQPLIILATADEETSMAGARALVKAGIPKARYAIIGEPTGLKPIRMHKGMMMHALRITGQAGHSSNPEYGASALEAMHGAMGEILKLRSEWQSRYQNPGFAVQVPTLNLGCIHGGDNPNRICGHTELQFDLRPLPGMPMEELRGELHQRLKNCIHGEKISFDLVPLIGDVEPYEEPAQSELVKVAEKLTGHTAESVAFATEAPFLQKLGMQTIVLGPGDIDQAHQPDEYLGLERIDPMVDILKEMIGRFCLQQR; from the coding sequence ATGAACGCCCGCACACTGCCCTCGTTGCAGCAACAGCTGCAACAACTGGTAGCCAGCCCCAGTGTCAGCGCCACCAATCCGAAATTGGATATGGGCAACCGCGGTGTCATCGACCTGCTGGCCGCCTGGCTCGACACCCTGGGCTTCGAGGTGCAGATCATGCCCATCGACGGCCAGCCGCATAAGGCCAATCTCATCGCCACGCTCGGCCGCGGCGATGGCGGGCTGGTGCTCTCCGGCCACACCGATACCGTACCTTACGATGACAACCGCTGGCAGTCGGATCCGTTCAAACTCAGCGAACGCGACAACCGTTTCTACGGTCTCGGCAGTACAGATATGAAGGGCTTTTTTCCCATCGCCATCGAGGCGGCGAAGGCCTTTGTCGATAAACCGCTGCAGCAGCCGCTGATTATTCTCGCCACCGCCGACGAGGAAACCTCGATGGCCGGTGCCCGCGCACTGGTAAAGGCCGGTATTCCGAAAGCGCGTTACGCCATCATCGGCGAACCCACCGGCCTCAAGCCGATTCGTATGCACAAGGGCATGATGATGCACGCGCTGCGTATCACCGGCCAGGCGGGTCACTCGTCGAACCCGGAATACGGCGCCAGCGCCCTGGAAGCCATGCACGGGGCCATGGGGGAAATCCTGAAGCTGCGCAGCGAGTGGCAGAGCCGCTACCAGAATCCCGGTTTTGCGGTGCAGGTGCCGACGCTAAATCTCGGCTGCATTCATGGCGGCGACAACCCCAACCGTATCTGCGGCCACACCGAGCTGCAGTTCGACCTGCGCCCGCTGCCGGGGATGCCCATGGAGGAGCTGCGCGGGGAATTGCACCAGCGCCTGAAGAACTGCATCCATGGCGAAAAAATTTCTTTCGATCTGGTGCCGTTGATCGGCGATGTGGAGCCCTATGAGGAGCCGGCACAATCGGAGCTGGTGAAAGTGGCGGAAAAGCTGACCGGCCACACTGCAGAGAGTGTGGCCTTCGCCACCGAGGCACCCTTTCTCCAGAAGCTGGGGATGCAGACCATTGTGCTCGGCCCCGGCGATATCGACCAGGCGCACCAGCCGGATGAGTACCTGGGTCTCGAGCGCATTGATCCGATGGTGGACATTCTGAAAGAGATGATCGGGCGCTTTTGCCTCCAGCAAAGATAG
- a CDS encoding carboxylate/amino acid/amine transporter gives MLLLILVTLLWAFSFSLIGVYLAGQVDSYFSVLTRVLLATLVFLPFLNWRTPPRTALTLMAIGAVQLGLMYLFYYQSFLLLSVPEVLLFTIFTPVYIALIYDLLARRFSWWNLLVAATAVIGAAIIRWDNLSGDYWQGFFVVQGANLCFATGQVAYRQFMQSSRARTEPLPPRQTFGWFFIGASIVATIAWVALGTPKYPANVTQWGVLAWLGAVASGVGYFLWNKGATQVSPGTLAAMNNALIPAGLLVNLLIWNRDANLPRLFAGGLLIFVAVALSEWHSKRR, from the coding sequence ATGCTACTGCTGATCCTCGTTACCCTGCTCTGGGCCTTTTCCTTCAGCTTGATCGGCGTTTATCTCGCCGGCCAGGTCGATAGTTATTTTTCCGTACTCACCCGGGTGCTGCTCGCCACCCTGGTATTCCTGCCGTTTCTCAACTGGCGCACACCACCGCGCACCGCGCTCACACTGATGGCCATCGGCGCCGTGCAGCTGGGGCTCATGTACCTGTTCTACTACCAGTCGTTCCTGCTGCTCAGCGTGCCCGAGGTGCTGCTGTTCACCATTTTCACCCCGGTGTATATCGCGTTGATCTACGACCTGCTCGCACGCCGCTTTTCTTGGTGGAACCTGCTGGTGGCCGCCACCGCCGTCATTGGTGCCGCGATCATCCGCTGGGACAACCTGAGCGGCGACTACTGGCAAGGCTTTTTTGTGGTGCAGGGCGCCAACCTGTGCTTCGCCACAGGCCAGGTGGCCTACAGGCAGTTTATGCAATCCTCCCGCGCGCGCACGGAGCCACTGCCACCGCGGCAGACCTTCGGCTGGTTTTTTATCGGCGCCAGTATTGTCGCCACCATCGCCTGGGTTGCACTCGGCACCCCCAAATACCCGGCAAATGTGACCCAGTGGGGCGTACTCGCCTGGCTCGGCGCGGTGGCCTCGGGAGTGGGCTATTTTCTCTGGAACAAGGGCGCAACGCAGGTTTCCCCCGGCACCCTGGCAGCGATGAACAACGCGCTGATTCCCGCCGGGTTGCTGGTCAACCTGCTGATCTGGAATCGCGACGCGAATCTGCCGCGGCTGTTCGCCGGCGGGCTGCTGATTTTTGTCGCCGTCGCCCTCAGCGAATGGCACAGTAAGCGCCGATAA
- a CDS encoding DUF6314 family protein, which translates to MQADYKSLAALAQLCERLKKVRAFSFNASNGPGSKTNWRGHGRGEVNVTSFGAHIVFDEQAEFTDADGHIVSLQNRYRWTRCLDSVRLEHLRRETPVLLFNLVPVTEHGFRHQAPHLCGDDTYTAELLLHSDKIELIWQIHGPRKNERLHYHYW; encoded by the coding sequence ATGCAGGCGGATTACAAATCCCTGGCGGCGCTAGCGCAACTCTGTGAGCGCCTGAAAAAGGTCCGCGCCTTCAGTTTCAACGCCAGCAACGGCCCGGGATCGAAAACCAACTGGCGCGGCCACGGGCGCGGCGAAGTGAACGTTACCAGCTTCGGCGCACATATTGTGTTCGATGAGCAGGCGGAATTTACCGATGCCGATGGTCATATAGTCTCGCTGCAAAACCGCTACCGCTGGACCCGCTGCCTCGATTCTGTACGTCTGGAACATTTGCGCCGGGAAACTCCGGTGCTGCTGTTTAACCTGGTGCCGGTCACCGAGCATGGCTTCCGCCATCAGGCGCCACATCTGTGCGGTGACGATACCTACACCGCCGAGCTCCTGCTACACAGCGACAAGATCGAGCTTATCTGGCAGATCCACGGTCCGCGCAAGAACGAACGCCTGCATTACCACTACTGGTAG